The Candidatus Hydrogenedentota bacterium genome includes a region encoding these proteins:
- a CDS encoding wax ester/triacylglycerol synthase family O-acyltransferase: protein MAHTKLPRRFSALDAIFIDIESPVAPMHIGSVCIYDGRISLARFVKHVASRLHLLPRYRQVMVPTPLHLGYPTWRADPDFDIFRHIFEVTAPAQCTVSQLSALSGRILGKMLDRDKPLWELYLVNGLEGGRSAIISKVHHCLADGITGVELGAVMHDHRRKPIDVPVTDNRPRRNDVSARPILDALWDTAVEEVTRWTEAKQGAAKFLESLSFDTTLTTWKEVLGVVRTFSLPIDRMPFNAHRLSGRKRLAWCEHSFAEVRAVRAALGGTVNDVMLTVVGLAVRRYLKAHGVRPDRKTLRVMVPVSLRHEHERGQMGNRVSMLPVQIPLGIDDPIELFERVHAHTTRLKEIHIAHALHGALRAIQAGPMLQSAVGRLTRMPAVSTLLTTFSGFPAINTVVTNVPGPQIPLYLLGRRMTAYYPYLPVAPEVSVTFGILTYNQTLAVSVIADAAAMPDIARMRRHLETAYGALRTAAGVPERPHVPVHL from the coding sequence ATGGCCCACACGAAACTGCCGCGCCGTTTCAGCGCGCTCGACGCGATCTTCATTGACATCGAATCCCCCGTCGCGCCGATGCATATTGGGAGCGTCTGTATCTACGACGGACGCATCTCGCTCGCGCGCTTTGTGAAGCACGTCGCGTCCCGCCTGCACCTGCTCCCGCGCTACCGGCAGGTTATGGTTCCGACTCCGCTGCACCTCGGCTATCCGACCTGGCGCGCCGATCCGGACTTCGACATTTTCCGGCACATCTTCGAGGTCACTGCGCCGGCGCAATGCACGGTATCGCAACTGAGTGCCTTGTCCGGGCGCATCCTTGGCAAGATGCTCGACCGCGACAAGCCGCTGTGGGAACTCTATCTCGTCAACGGGCTCGAGGGCGGCCGCTCCGCCATCATTTCAAAAGTGCATCACTGCCTCGCCGATGGGATAACCGGCGTCGAGCTAGGCGCTGTCATGCACGACCACCGACGCAAGCCGATAGACGTTCCCGTCACCGACAACCGTCCGCGTCGAAATGACGTTTCGGCCCGTCCCATCCTCGACGCGCTCTGGGACACCGCTGTCGAAGAAGTGACTCGTTGGACGGAAGCCAAGCAAGGCGCGGCAAAGTTCCTCGAATCGTTGTCGTTCGACACCACCCTCACCACATGGAAAGAGGTCTTGGGTGTCGTCCGCACCTTCTCGTTGCCTATCGATCGGATGCCGTTCAACGCCCACCGCCTCTCCGGCAGGAAGCGCCTCGCGTGGTGCGAACACTCCTTTGCGGAAGTCCGCGCGGTCCGCGCGGCGCTTGGCGGCACGGTCAACGACGTCATGCTCACCGTCGTCGGCTTGGCTGTCCGCCGCTACCTGAAGGCGCACGGCGTCCGCCCCGACCGCAAGACGCTCCGCGTCATGGTTCCCGTCAGTCTCCGTCACGAACACGAGCGCGGCCAGATGGGCAACCGAGTCTCGATGCTGCCCGTGCAAATCCCGCTCGGGATCGACGACCCCATCGAACTGTTTGAACGCGTCCACGCGCACACGACGCGCCTGAAGGAAATACACATCGCCCACGCGCTGCATGGCGCCCTTCGCGCCATTCAGGCCGGTCCAATGCTCCAGTCCGCGGTGGGCCGCCTCACGCGCATGCCTGCTGTTTCGACGTTGCTCACTACGTTCTCCGGCTTCCCGGCGATCAACACCGTTGTCACGAATGTACCTGGCCCCCAAATCCCTCTGTACCTCCTTGGCCGCCGCATGACGGCCTACTATCCGTACCTTCCTGTCGCGCCCGAGGTCAGCGTCACCTTCGGCATCCTCACCTACAACCAGACCCTCGCGGTGTCCGTGATTGCCGATGCCGCGGCGATGCCCGACATCGCGCGCATGCGCCGCCACCTCGAAACGGCGTACGGCGCACTCCGCACCGCCGCAGGCGTCCCCGAGCGCCCTCACGTGCCCGTGCACTTGTGA
- a CDS encoding Gfo/Idh/MocA family oxidoreductase produces MKESTSEHPSRRDFIRVAGSAAAVAATTRILAANSVYAAENSALRIGLSGSGNRGTGAAQQALMADPNTKLVAMGDLFADKIDGAVNKLKSYSPIADRVQVDKDHMFTGFDAYKKVIDSCDVLVMGETPAFRPMILRYAVEQGKHCFVEKPIAVDPAGVRSVLESCEMAKAKNLSIVSGLCYRYHFAKRDIMKHIHDGDIGDIVAMETKYNTGTPWPPKDRLPEWSDMEFQCRNWYFYDWLSGDFNVEQHIHSLDKLAWAMGDVTPVKVWANGGRAVRTDAKFGNIYDHFNAVYEYANGVRAYSSCRQWDNTDTDVNDHVMGTKGIAHLQDHKIEYRDGKTWQHEPTEKDDMYQNEHNELFASIRKGEPINNGDYMCKSTMMGIAARMAAYTGRILTWEEVWNSPYNTMPEKLEFGPIAAPALARPGETKLPFGEKPKQA; encoded by the coding sequence ATGAAGGAATCGACCTCTGAACATCCGTCCCGCCGGGACTTTATTCGCGTCGCGGGCAGCGCGGCGGCCGTCGCCGCGACGACCCGCATACTCGCGGCAAACTCCGTCTACGCGGCGGAGAATAGCGCCCTCCGCATCGGTTTGTCCGGTAGCGGCAACCGGGGCACGGGTGCGGCGCAACAGGCGTTGATGGCCGATCCGAATACGAAACTGGTCGCGATGGGCGATCTGTTCGCGGACAAGATTGACGGGGCGGTGAACAAGCTGAAGAGCTATAGCCCGATCGCCGACCGGGTCCAGGTGGACAAGGATCACATGTTCACCGGGTTCGACGCGTATAAGAAGGTCATCGATTCGTGCGACGTTCTGGTAATGGGGGAGACGCCGGCGTTTCGTCCGATGATCCTGCGCTACGCCGTCGAGCAGGGCAAACACTGCTTCGTGGAAAAGCCGATTGCAGTCGATCCGGCCGGCGTGCGGTCTGTCCTTGAAAGCTGCGAGATGGCGAAAGCAAAGAACCTATCGATTGTCTCCGGCCTGTGCTACCGCTACCACTTCGCCAAGCGCGACATCATGAAGCACATCCACGACGGCGACATCGGCGATATCGTCGCGATGGAGACAAAGTACAACACCGGCACGCCGTGGCCGCCGAAGGACCGATTGCCCGAATGGTCGGACATGGAGTTCCAGTGCCGCAACTGGTACTTCTACGATTGGCTGTCCGGCGACTTCAACGTCGAGCAGCATATCCACAGCCTCGATAAGCTCGCGTGGGCCATGGGCGACGTGACGCCCGTGAAGGTGTGGGCGAACGGCGGGCGCGCGGTCCGCACGGACGCGAAGTTCGGGAACATCTACGATCATTTCAACGCGGTGTACGAATACGCGAACGGCGTGCGCGCGTACAGCTCGTGCCGGCAGTGGGACAACACGGACACGGACGTGAACGATCATGTGATGGGCACGAAAGGGATCGCACATCTGCAGGACCACAAAATCGAGTACCGCGACGGCAAGACGTGGCAGCACGAACCGACGGAAAAAGACGACATGTACCAGAACGAGCACAACGAGCTGTTTGCGTCGATCCGCAAGGGCGAACCGATCAACAATGGCGACTACATGTGCAAAAGCACGATGATGGGCATCGCCGCGCGCATGGCCGCCTACACCGGCCGCATTCTCACGTGGGAGGAAGTCTGGAACAGCCCCTACAACACGATGCCCGAGAAGCTCGAGTTCGGGCCCATTGCGGCGCCGGCGCTGGCGCGGCCGGGCGAGACGAAATTGCCGTTCGGCGAGAAGCCGAAGCAAGCATAA
- a CDS encoding DinB family protein, whose amino-acid sequence MNIIDAILQEYQHESGVTRKVLERVPDEHWAWKPHAKSMSMGELASHLAEIHWWAEGTMNDDVWVMDMATFKPYVGANKAEVLAAFDKNVANAAAAMKGASNEHMMKTWSMKTPDGNVMMSMPRVVVIRSFILNHSVHHRGQLTVYLRLKDVPLPQVYGPTADETAMGQ is encoded by the coding sequence ATGAACATCATCGACGCAATTCTTCAAGAATACCAACACGAGTCGGGCGTGACCCGCAAAGTACTCGAACGCGTCCCGGACGAACATTGGGCCTGGAAGCCGCACGCAAAATCCATGAGCATGGGCGAGCTCGCATCGCACCTTGCGGAAATCCACTGGTGGGCCGAAGGCACGATGAACGACGACGTTTGGGTTATGGACATGGCGACGTTCAAACCGTATGTCGGCGCGAACAAGGCGGAAGTCCTTGCGGCGTTCGACAAAAACGTCGCGAATGCCGCCGCCGCGATGAAGGGCGCCTCGAACGAGCACATGATGAAGACGTGGAGCATGAAAACGCCGGACGGCAACGTCATGATGTCCATGCCGCGCGTTGTCGTGATTCGTTCGTTCATACTGAACCACTCCGTACACCATCGCGGGCAATTGACCGTGTATCTTCGACTGAAGGACGTGCCGCTGCCGCAGGTGTACGGCCCCACCGCGGACGAAACGGCAATGGGACAATAA
- a CDS encoding MOSC domain-containing protein, whose product MRLISLNVSLPRTVAGPKGPVETGIFKEPVEGRVAVRKLNIDGDGQADLRFHGGADKAVYAYPVEHYAFWKTELQRERMPFGLFGENLTVEGMLERNVCIGDTFRAGTAVVQVTQPRVPCFKLGIKMGDAAFVKRFLRSRRSGFYLRVVEEGDVAAGDAIELIEADPHGLSVHDVHIIHFSDTDAIDVDGIRRALSVPALSGEWRTELDEILARHQ is encoded by the coding sequence ATGCGTCTGATTTCCCTCAATGTGTCGCTGCCCCGGACGGTCGCGGGACCGAAGGGGCCCGTCGAGACGGGCATTTTCAAGGAGCCGGTCGAAGGCCGCGTGGCGGTGCGGAAGCTCAACATCGATGGCGACGGCCAGGCTGATTTGCGGTTCCACGGCGGCGCCGATAAGGCCGTCTACGCGTATCCGGTCGAGCACTACGCGTTTTGGAAGACAGAACTTCAGCGCGAGCGTATGCCCTTCGGATTGTTCGGCGAGAACCTGACGGTCGAGGGCATGCTCGAGCGCAACGTGTGTATCGGCGATACGTTCCGCGCCGGTACCGCGGTGGTGCAGGTGACGCAGCCGCGCGTACCGTGCTTCAAGCTCGGCATCAAAATGGGTGACGCCGCATTCGTGAAACGCTTTCTTCGCAGCCGCCGCAGCGGATTCTACCTGCGCGTGGTCGAAGAAGGTGATGTTGCGGCGGGCGACGCGATCGAGTTGATCGAGGCGGACCCTCACGGGCTCTCGGTGCATGACGTCCACATCATCCACTTTTCCGACACCGATGCAATAGATGTAGACGGCATTCGCCGCGCGTTGTCCGTGCCTGCGCTCTCCGGCGAGTGGCGCACGGAGCTCGACGAGATTCTGGCGCGCCACCAGTAG
- a CDS encoding sodium:solute symporter family protein, which yields MSNFSWPIDGSIVGLYIVVTMVAGIAVRKYVGKVEQFLIAGREMNLYLGIASLAATEFGIVTCMYTAQNGFEKGFAGAVPGILQAAAMFLIGYTGFCVKPLRDAGVMTIPELFQQRFGSRIRWLAGVVIVLGGLLNMGVFLRTGGEFLINATGLGDQSAIVAAAGDGAAMETPADAPATAATAAPPEENWFQAHKLELMMTALLVAVAVYTILGGMLSVLVTDFLQFVVMSIGLLAVTVLILVNVGWTNLVNTVSTHHGAGGFNPFVNPTMGWSYVIFQAFLNTAAVLTWQTTIQRLLAAKDTATGRKIYTRTSFFFVCRFLIPAIWGIAALAVLAPTVVDAANHQFVAGGKTYSTLHAMPLFLNLSVPIGLTGLVIAAMLAADMSTDSSYMLTWSSVIYNDILAPFRKGVWSERRGLLWSRTIVALIGVFLLCYGLWFELKGDLWTYLGVTGTIYLASMSTLLIACCYWKDANDWGAAGAIIVGAIFPVLFLVLEQIDATEPFAKWIGANVSGIAAYILAGVAMVVGSLLKNAITPKGAHT from the coding sequence ATGAGCAATTTCAGTTGGCCGATTGACGGCAGCATCGTGGGTCTGTACATCGTCGTGACGATGGTCGCGGGCATTGCCGTGCGCAAGTACGTCGGGAAGGTCGAGCAGTTCCTGATTGCCGGACGCGAGATGAACCTCTACCTCGGCATCGCGTCCCTCGCCGCAACCGAATTCGGCATCGTGACGTGCATGTACACCGCGCAAAACGGATTCGAGAAGGGCTTTGCGGGCGCGGTGCCGGGGATTCTGCAGGCTGCCGCAATGTTCCTCATTGGATACACCGGCTTTTGCGTGAAGCCGCTGCGCGACGCAGGTGTGATGACCATTCCCGAATTGTTTCAGCAGCGCTTCGGCTCGCGCATACGATGGCTTGCGGGCGTTGTGATAGTGCTTGGCGGTCTGCTCAACATGGGCGTGTTTCTACGCACCGGCGGCGAATTTCTGATCAACGCGACGGGCCTCGGCGACCAGTCCGCCATCGTTGCAGCGGCTGGTGATGGCGCGGCGATGGAAACGCCCGCGGATGCGCCCGCAACGGCGGCGACCGCCGCTCCTCCGGAAGAGAACTGGTTTCAGGCGCACAAGCTCGAATTGATGATGACGGCGCTGCTTGTCGCCGTCGCCGTCTACACCATTCTCGGCGGAATGTTGTCCGTGTTGGTCACCGACTTTCTCCAGTTTGTCGTGATGAGTATCGGGCTTCTCGCCGTAACCGTGCTGATTCTCGTCAATGTCGGATGGACAAACCTGGTCAATACGGTCAGCACGCATCACGGTGCAGGCGGGTTCAATCCCTTCGTGAACCCCACGATGGGCTGGTCGTACGTCATCTTTCAGGCCTTCCTCAATACCGCCGCGGTGCTGACGTGGCAGACCACCATCCAGCGCCTGCTCGCGGCAAAAGACACGGCAACCGGCCGCAAAATCTATACGCGCACAAGCTTCTTCTTTGTGTGCCGCTTTCTCATTCCCGCGATTTGGGGCATTGCCGCGCTTGCCGTGCTCGCGCCAACCGTCGTTGACGCGGCAAACCATCAGTTTGTGGCGGGCGGAAAAACCTACTCGACACTCCACGCCATGCCGCTGTTCCTTAATCTCAGCGTGCCGATCGGACTGACCGGCCTCGTTATCGCAGCGATGCTCGCCGCGGACATGTCCACCGATTCGTCGTACATGCTCACCTGGAGCAGCGTCATCTACAACGATATCCTCGCGCCGTTCCGGAAAGGCGTCTGGAGCGAAAGGCGGGGACTGCTCTGGAGCCGCACGATTGTTGCGCTCATTGGCGTGTTCCTGCTCTGCTACGGACTCTGGTTCGAGTTGAAAGGCGATCTCTGGACCTATCTCGGCGTGACCGGAACGATATACTTGGCGAGCATGTCTACGCTGCTCATTGCCTGCTGCTACTGGAAGGACGCAAACGACTGGGGCGCCGCCGGAGCGATCATTGTCGGCGCGATCTTCCCCGTGCTCTTCCTCGTGCTGGAGCAAATCGACGCGACTGAACCCTTCGCGAAGTGGATTGGCGCGAACGTCTCCGGCATCGCGGCGTACATACTGGCCGGAGTTGCGATGGTTGTTGGCTCGTTGTTGAAGAATGCGATTACGCCGAAAGGAGCGCACACATGA
- a CDS encoding DUF4091 domain-containing protein encodes MNHVIVLRFALAWCVANTFVTGFVFAQDSTMELTPVPATVRVRMDGTIPSQTSATLHAARGEFESLQVVVTAKGGRLTGVDAEIGPFSNAAGAQLPPQASTLYRVSYVPVRYSAPRATEPPGLTPDPLVPLIDPYAGQKNAAPKWDGEKLEGAPFGAVPFEVWPGQHQPLWLDVKAPADAAPGEYTATLRVRAKESLAELPITLTVWDFALPSGPTHENHFGGADRVASYHKVEQGSDAYLDIEERYSQMFADHRINPSLPRRLCPRPGEDGSVSFDTAAKDNITAFVSKFNVTNIEIPHAPFNETSDRAKALAFYRSWYAFLADNGWADRSYLYMLDEPNTAEAYERVRELGALVREAEPRIRRLVVEQTYTQDPAWGTLEDSIDIWCPLFGFVDGASIDRLTKQGGTVWSYTALVQTAPPYHPEYEKVANDLPPFWAIDFPLASYRIAPWLNWRYGITGLLYWSSVYWGSPDRNPWQDPGFRVRWNGEGALLYPGTDAGIEGPVASIRLKALRDGMEDYEYFALLASLGKREEADAIVREAVPTWGTWNQDPLAIPALRERLAQAILAAKR; translated from the coding sequence TCGCGCAAGATTCGACAATGGAACTGACGCCGGTACCCGCAACGGTGCGCGTACGGATGGACGGCACGATCCCGTCGCAGACATCCGCGACACTTCACGCGGCGCGCGGCGAGTTCGAATCGCTGCAGGTCGTCGTCACGGCGAAAGGCGGCCGCCTCACCGGGGTAGACGCGGAAATTGGCCCCTTCTCAAACGCGGCTGGAGCCCAACTGCCTCCGCAAGCATCGACGTTGTACCGCGTTTCCTACGTGCCGGTCCGGTATTCGGCGCCACGCGCGACCGAACCGCCGGGGCTAACGCCCGATCCGCTTGTCCCACTCATCGATCCATATGCGGGCCAAAAGAACGCGGCGCCGAAGTGGGACGGCGAGAAGCTTGAAGGCGCGCCGTTTGGCGCGGTGCCGTTCGAGGTTTGGCCGGGGCAGCATCAACCGCTCTGGCTCGACGTGAAGGCGCCCGCAGACGCCGCCCCCGGAGAATACACGGCGACCCTGCGCGTGCGCGCGAAGGAATCGCTGGCCGAGCTTCCAATTACCCTGACGGTTTGGGATTTCGCGCTCCCGTCTGGTCCAACACACGAGAACCATTTCGGCGGTGCAGACCGCGTCGCCTCGTATCATAAAGTCGAACAAGGAAGCGACGCGTACCTCGATATCGAGGAACGCTACTCCCAAATGTTCGCCGATCATCGGATTAATCCCTCTTTGCCGCGACGGTTGTGTCCCCGGCCGGGTGAGGACGGATCGGTTTCTTTCGACACTGCCGCAAAGGACAACATCACTGCGTTCGTATCGAAGTTCAACGTCACCAACATCGAGATTCCGCACGCCCCCTTCAACGAAACGTCCGACCGCGCGAAGGCGCTCGCGTTCTATCGTTCCTGGTACGCCTTTCTCGCGGACAATGGCTGGGCCGACCGGTCCTACCTCTACATGCTCGATGAGCCGAACACGGCGGAGGCCTACGAGCGCGTCCGGGAACTGGGCGCCCTTGTACGCGAAGCGGAGCCGCGTATCCGCCGCCTGGTTGTGGAACAGACCTATACGCAAGACCCCGCATGGGGAACGCTCGAAGACTCAATCGATATCTGGTGCCCGCTATTCGGTTTTGTCGATGGCGCCAGCATCGACCGCCTCACAAAGCAGGGCGGCACCGTGTGGAGCTACACCGCGCTTGTGCAGACGGCGCCGCCGTATCACCCCGAGTACGAAAAGGTCGCGAACGATCTGCCGCCGTTCTGGGCAATCGATTTCCCGCTCGCGTCGTATCGTATCGCGCCGTGGCTGAACTGGCGCTATGGCATCACCGGGCTGCTTTACTGGTCTTCCGTGTACTGGGGATCGCCGGACCGGAATCCGTGGCAGGACCCCGGCTTCCGCGTGCGCTGGAACGGCGAAGGTGCGCTGCTCTATCCCGGCACGGATGCGGGCATCGAGGGGCCGGTCGCGTCCATTCGACTGAAGGCGCTTCGCGACGGCATGGAGGACTACGAGTATTTCGCCCTGCTTGCCTCGCTCGGCAAGCGTGAGGAAGCCGACGCGATCGTTCGCGAGGCGGTGCCCACGTGGGGGACGTGGAACCAGGACCCGCTCGCGATACCCGCGCTCCGCGAGCGCCTGGCCCAGGCCATCCTCGCCGCGAAACGTTGA